A genomic window from Deltaproteobacteria bacterium includes:
- a CDS encoding pyridoxamine 5'-phosphate oxidase family protein codes for MRRKDREISDRKAIDRIIADCRVCRIALCDEGQPYVLPFNFGYDGDCIYVHTALEGRKMEILKRNDRVGFEFDILHEIVVADTSCGWTARFQSVIGTGRAELVRVQKEKSAALECILRHYGGVFTDVPEKAMDSVAVIRIRIESISGKERM; via the coding sequence ATGCGCAGAAAGGACAGGGAAATCAGTGATCGAAAGGCCATCGATCGCATCATCGCCGACTGCCGGGTCTGTCGCATCGCCCTGTGCGACGAGGGCCAGCCCTATGTACTCCCGTTCAATTTCGGCTATGACGGGGACTGCATCTACGTGCACACCGCCCTGGAAGGCCGAAAGATGGAAATTCTCAAACGAAACGATCGCGTCGGGTTCGAGTTCGACATCCTGCACGAAATTGTCGTGGCCGATACTTCGTGCGGCTGGACGGCCCGATTTCAGAGCGTGATCGGTACCGGGCGGGCCGAACTGGTTCGCGTCCAAAAAGAAAAATCCGCCGCCCTAGAATGCATTCTCCGCCACTATGGAGGCGTATTCACGGACGTCCCGGAAAAAGCCATGGATTCGGTGGCCGTCATCCGCATCCGGATCGAGTCCATTTCGGGCAAGGAACGAATGTGA
- a CDS encoding 50S ribosomal protein L13, giving the protein MKTYSPKLQDIQRNWIVVDAEDKILGRLASLVAQRLRGKHKPEFAPHVDNGDFVIVVNAEKIKVTGNKLQQKHYYRYSGYPGGLSDITLAKQLQQKPEEVIRHAVRGMLPKNSLSRHLLKKLKVYAGPDHPHSAQMPAPLEP; this is encoded by the coding sequence ATGAAGACGTATAGCCCAAAACTGCAGGACATCCAGAGAAACTGGATCGTGGTTGACGCCGAAGATAAGATCCTCGGCCGCCTGGCCAGCTTGGTCGCCCAGCGCCTGCGCGGAAAGCACAAGCCGGAATTCGCTCCCCATGTGGACAACGGCGATTTCGTGATCGTGGTCAACGCAGAAAAGATCAAGGTCACCGGGAACAAGCTTCAGCAGAAGCACTACTACAGGTATTCCGGGTACCCGGGAGGTCTCTCGGACATCACCCTGGCCAAGCAACTGCAGCAGAAGCCGGAGGAAGTCATCCGCCACGCCGTGCGTGGGATGCTTCCCAAAAACAGTCTGAGCAGACATCTGCTCAAGAAACTCAAGGTCTACGCGGGCCCGGACCATCCGCATTCAGCTCAGATGCCCGCCCCGCTCGAACCTTAA
- a CDS encoding 30S ribosomal protein S9: MSQDFFYGTGKRKTSVSRTRLYKGSGKITINGRAYEEYFPRATLQMIIRQPMNLTRTLGKFDITVNVDGGGLSGQAQAVRHGISRALLDYDPDLRPALKRAGFLTRDSRVKERKKYGQRGARARFQYSKR, translated from the coding sequence ATGAGCCAGGACTTTTTTTACGGAACCGGCAAGCGCAAGACCTCGGTCTCCCGGACGCGTCTCTACAAGGGCAGCGGCAAAATCACGATCAACGGTCGAGCCTACGAGGAATATTTCCCCCGGGCCACCCTGCAGATGATCATCCGTCAGCCCATGAACCTGACCAGGACCCTGGGCAAATTTGACATCACGGTCAACGTGGACGGAGGCGGTCTCTCCGGCCAGGCCCAGGCCGTTCGTCACGGCATCAGCAGGGCACTTCTTGACTACGATCCGGATCTTCGTCCGGCCCTGAAACGGGCTGGTTTCCTGACCCGGGACTCGAGGGTAAAGGAACGCAAAAAGTACGGCCAGCGCGGTGCTCGCGCCAGGTTCCAGTACTCAAAGCGTTAA